In Pyxidicoccus xibeiensis, the following proteins share a genomic window:
- a CDS encoding ABC transporter ATP-binding protein: MSPPSLASSPPQSLKARLKSTGSLFKQLPGTFRLFWQASPRLAVLLGALTLVAAVLPAGIAWVGKLIVDSVVAAAQGSLEARSRVWGLVGLEFGLMLGSAVVERSLTLTRELLRANLGNLLNERILHKALQLELRHFEDSDTYDKMQNARREANSRPLSLVMQAFSIVRNAITLSTFAALLIALSPWSVVVLVAASIPAFIAEARLAAEGFRLYSWRAPEGRKLNYLEWILTRDNHVKEVKLFGLGPLVMGRYRSLFQKFFSEDRALAFKRMGWGLGLGLLSLAAFYGCYLYVAGRAAGGAISVGDMVLYLGVFRQGQAAFQGILTSIGSMYEDALFMSNLFTYLEIPTGGETVRVLPAKSPPRGHTNAIELRDVSFRYPGKDAWALRNVTLTLRPGQKLALVGENGAGKSTLVKLLLRLYEPSEGDILYGGVDVRDMDVEDLRSRFGAVFQDFVRYQFNVAENIGLGHVPALEDRNRIVRAAEEGGASTVIAALPKQYDTMLGGWFEKGQELSAGQWQKLAVARAFMRDDAEVLILDEPTASIDAEAEHALFERFQALAADRIAIVISHRFSTVRMADQIAVLHNGQVEELGSHDELMAKDGRYAHLFRLQARGYRD; this comes from the coding sequence GTGTCCCCTCCCTCGCTCGCCTCCTCTCCGCCGCAGTCACTCAAGGCCCGCCTGAAGAGCACGGGCAGCCTCTTCAAGCAGCTGCCCGGCACCTTCCGTCTCTTCTGGCAGGCGAGCCCCCGCCTGGCGGTGCTGCTGGGCGCGCTGACGCTGGTGGCGGCGGTGCTGCCCGCGGGCATCGCCTGGGTGGGCAAGCTCATCGTGGACTCGGTGGTGGCGGCGGCCCAGGGCTCGCTGGAGGCGCGCTCACGCGTCTGGGGGCTGGTGGGGCTGGAGTTCGGGCTGATGCTGGGCTCGGCCGTGGTGGAGCGCTCGCTGACGCTGACGCGCGAGCTGCTGCGGGCCAACCTGGGCAACCTGCTGAATGAGCGCATCCTCCACAAGGCGCTGCAGCTGGAGCTGCGGCACTTCGAGGACTCGGACACCTACGACAAGATGCAGAATGCCCGGCGCGAGGCGAACAGCCGCCCGCTGTCGCTGGTGATGCAGGCGTTCTCCATCGTCCGCAACGCGATTACGCTGTCCACCTTCGCCGCGCTGCTGATTGCGCTGTCACCGTGGAGCGTGGTGGTGCTGGTGGCCGCGTCCATCCCGGCCTTCATCGCCGAGGCGCGGCTGGCGGCGGAGGGCTTCCGGCTCTACTCCTGGCGGGCGCCCGAGGGCCGGAAGCTGAACTACCTGGAGTGGATTCTCACGCGGGACAACCACGTGAAGGAGGTGAAGCTCTTCGGGCTGGGGCCGCTGGTGATGGGGCGCTACCGCTCGCTCTTCCAGAAGTTCTTCTCGGAGGACCGGGCGCTGGCCTTCAAGCGGATGGGGTGGGGGCTGGGGCTGGGGCTGCTGTCGCTGGCGGCCTTCTACGGCTGCTACCTCTACGTGGCGGGCCGGGCTGCGGGCGGCGCCATCTCCGTGGGCGACATGGTGCTGTACCTGGGCGTGTTCCGTCAGGGGCAGGCGGCGTTCCAGGGCATCCTGACGAGCATCGGCTCCATGTACGAGGACGCGCTCTTCATGAGCAACCTCTTCACGTACCTGGAAATCCCCACGGGGGGAGAGACGGTGCGGGTGCTGCCGGCGAAGTCGCCGCCGCGCGGGCACACGAATGCGATTGAGCTGCGGGACGTGTCCTTCCGCTATCCGGGCAAGGACGCGTGGGCGCTGCGCAACGTGACGCTGACGCTGCGGCCGGGGCAGAAGCTGGCGCTGGTGGGGGAGAACGGGGCGGGGAAGAGCACGCTGGTGAAGCTGCTCCTGCGTCTGTACGAGCCCTCGGAGGGGGACATCCTCTATGGGGGCGTGGACGTGAGGGACATGGACGTGGAGGACCTGCGCAGCCGCTTCGGGGCGGTGTTCCAGGACTTCGTGCGCTACCAGTTCAACGTGGCGGAGAACATCGGCCTGGGGCACGTGCCAGCGCTGGAGGACCGCAACCGGATTGTCCGCGCGGCGGAGGAGGGCGGCGCGAGCACGGTGATTGCGGCGCTGCCCAAGCAGTACGACACCATGCTGGGCGGCTGGTTCGAGAAGGGCCAGGAGCTGTCGGCGGGCCAGTGGCAGAAGCTGGCGGTGGCGCGCGCCTTCATGCGGGACGACGCGGAGGTGCTGATTCTGGACGAGCCCACGGCCAGCATCGACGCGGAGGCCGAGCACGCGCTGTTCGAGCGCTTCCAGGCGCTGGCGGCGGACCGGATTGCCATCGTGATTTCGCACCGCTTCTCCACGGTGCGGATGGCGGACCAGATTGCCGTGCTCCACAACGGCCAGGTGGAGGAGCTGGGCAGCCACGACGAGCTGATGGCGAAGGACGGGCGCTATGCGCACCTGTTCCGCCTGCAGGCCCGTGGCTACCGCGACTGA
- a CDS encoding CsbD family protein — MGEWTDKAKGRVKETVGVATGDRELEAEGKADTAKGNLKGKVEDAKRVIKDALDGDKPRRDEP; from the coding sequence ATGGGTGAGTGGACCGACAAGGCCAAGGGCCGGGTGAAGGAAACGGTCGGCGTCGCGACCGGTGACCGTGAGCTGGAGGCCGAGGGCAAGGCCGACACGGCGAAGGGCAACCTCAAGGGCAAGGTCGAGGATGCCAAGCGCGTCATCAAGGACGCGCTGGACGGCGACAAGCCGCGCCGCGACGAGCCCTAG
- a CDS encoding M57 family metalloprotease gives MKQSSNGLPRRVRMQWMVGLATLGLAGCGESLESPVSEAGAREPVLTYEAFRAQAWREPDTGIYIVDGDTPVVDEAGLRALYQDYVRGADGEAVGTERAPLIVNRFNGADDQWGYTRQRNIPYCVSTAFGANYNTVVQAMAQAAAAWQQVNVRFQHRGDQDGACNATNNNVVFDVRPVSGQPYLARAFFPYQARATRNVLIDATSFGNTAPWTLTGILRHELGHTLGFRHEHTRPEARTCFEDNNWRALTAYDAASVMHYPQCNGSNRGDLSLTATDVAGAHAAYGPLADASFDTAFYLNNHGDLRNAFGATNWAAAQSHWATGGIHEGRRGAAHFDAPYYLAVHPDLQAAFGPTNYAAARDHWLTAGIAEGRRGSREFDVRYYLDAHPDLRAAFGTNYGAALSHWLNAGLYEGRRASPEFDVGYYLRAHADLMAAFGATNYPAAMDHWIFAGRHEGRRGAP, from the coding sequence ATGAAGCAGTCTTCGAATGGGCTTCCGCGCCGCGTGCGCATGCAGTGGATGGTGGGGCTGGCCACGCTGGGGCTGGCGGGCTGCGGTGAGTCGCTGGAGTCGCCTGTGTCCGAGGCCGGGGCGCGCGAGCCCGTGCTCACCTATGAGGCGTTCCGCGCCCAGGCGTGGCGCGAGCCGGACACCGGCATCTACATCGTCGACGGGGACACGCCGGTGGTGGACGAGGCGGGGCTCCGGGCGCTGTACCAGGACTACGTGCGTGGTGCGGACGGCGAGGCCGTGGGCACGGAGCGCGCGCCGCTCATCGTCAACCGCTTCAACGGCGCGGATGACCAGTGGGGCTACACGCGCCAGCGCAACATCCCGTACTGCGTGAGCACGGCCTTCGGCGCCAACTACAACACGGTGGTGCAGGCCATGGCCCAGGCGGCGGCGGCCTGGCAGCAGGTGAACGTGCGCTTCCAGCACCGCGGCGACCAGGACGGCGCCTGCAACGCCACCAACAACAACGTCGTCTTCGACGTGCGCCCCGTCAGCGGCCAGCCCTACCTGGCGCGCGCGTTCTTCCCCTACCAGGCGCGCGCCACCCGCAACGTCCTCATCGACGCCACGTCCTTCGGCAACACCGCGCCCTGGACGCTGACGGGCATCCTCCGCCATGAGCTGGGGCACACGCTCGGCTTCCGCCACGAGCACACCCGCCCGGAGGCGCGGACCTGCTTCGAGGACAACAACTGGCGCGCGCTGACGGCGTATGACGCCGCCTCGGTGATGCACTACCCGCAGTGCAACGGCTCCAACCGCGGGGACCTGAGCCTCACCGCCACCGACGTGGCCGGCGCGCACGCCGCCTACGGCCCGCTGGCGGACGCCAGCTTCGACACCGCGTTCTACCTGAACAACCACGGCGACCTGCGCAACGCCTTCGGCGCCACCAACTGGGCGGCGGCGCAGTCCCACTGGGCCACCGGAGGCATCCACGAGGGGCGCCGCGGCGCGGCCCACTTCGATGCGCCGTACTACCTGGCCGTCCACCCGGACCTCCAGGCCGCCTTCGGCCCCACCAACTACGCCGCCGCGCGAGACCACTGGCTCACCGCCGGCATCGCCGAGGGGCGCCGGGGCTCGCGTGAGTTCGACGTGCGCTACTACCTGGACGCCCACCCGGACCTCCGGGCGGCCTTCGGGACGAACTACGGCGCGGCCCTCAGCCACTGGCTCAACGCGGGCCTGTACGAGGGCCGTCGCGCCTCGCCGGAGTTCGACGTGGGCTACTACCTGCGCGCCCACGCGGACCTGATGGCGGCCTTCGGTGCCACCAACTACCCGGCCGCCATGGACCACTGGATTTTCGCCGGCCGCCACGAGGGCCGTCGCGGCGCGCCCTGA
- a CDS encoding thioredoxin family protein, with protein sequence MAHPVSYEGTAENFDQLVLEPKGELVVVDFWGDGCPNCDIYAAAEPALLAELDGAPMRVVKVNAYQYEDLAKRFGLFGIPTFLLFREGKLIGKMSQYYGKEYWLGVIRDHLPKA encoded by the coding sequence ATGGCACATCCCGTGAGCTACGAGGGCACCGCGGAGAACTTCGACCAGCTGGTCCTGGAGCCGAAGGGCGAGCTGGTGGTGGTGGACTTCTGGGGCGACGGCTGCCCGAACTGCGACATCTACGCGGCCGCCGAGCCCGCGCTCCTGGCCGAGCTGGACGGGGCGCCGATGCGGGTGGTCAAGGTGAACGCGTACCAGTACGAGGACCTGGCCAAGCGCTTCGGCCTCTTCGGCATCCCCACGTTCCTGCTGTTCCGCGAGGGGAAGCTCATCGGGAAGATGAGCCAGTACTACGGCAAGGAGTACTGGCTCGGCGTCATCCGCGACCACCTGCCGAAGGCGTAG
- a CDS encoding polymorphic toxin-type HINT domain-containing protein: MRRLMQCLALLVAGSATAQPFNDVLVQPPELAAPQRGSLVGQYARTAFGPSDVSRGGFGLASSFQVPGERGALLASIFPLYSPDGGISEWGLGWQASLALTRSRVVGELDYATDELTGPWGRLVKGTDGKWYPLGMRGAVRVAAGAGDTYVAYLPDGSRWTFGGVARVQTPRGTYAWYLTEVVTATGRKTKLEYTVNASGRPFLQRASYGGVGDDSQYRVDFTYEWTPVPFVDYRPGVPLTLDRRVSAVAVSAKHATTGAWTPRWSHGLSYSQDGLGPAFWLASVQQTYASGAQPPATTYAYTSATSTLQVTAPRQVPAFDAVMQAYSEAVAMPYGSTPLDSGEDGRIDLEDHEDFTLIVQGDTGFSSQPLPAAAPTADPRCRPAADPNNLPRTLARMKADSTEHHVVALDYQPALAQTELALCRRDGTRLYQTLLPDQWTLDGTRRLVDLNRDRQPDLIQVYPGGYSVVPNQSTATGFGFGAMVSGTLDLPFTPEALWVHDFNGDSVADLVTRFASQLLVYPGKGGFQFESTPWTYTAESFGMPVDLASYSLSFVEANGDGLSDVVLGSPYGTWLFMNTGDRLVEKEVPGLASLGANAGFPVVQDFTGSGNTEVFFAVLGQAYSVALNAPGTGLMASANDGKGTKLSFQYTRAPAAPGVGQRNAVLDTLKVESSGQDAVTYRYGYTDPKVHQVGRFLLGYGHVTRKDLQVTQEMDFLFTDAVVGVQTASRTRDANASQVESFTTSQYTDATFQGIPWKRPSVDVRGWRSVAGTQSLSERTEYEYLDSTAELCPSRVRVLTAHGTLVREAERASPTGLVNHLHCLPGRIIQTGTHADMSLDFRHEGVLRRNAVGLVEQVSSVAGGLSLTLQDVTYQPDYTLATVSAPGRGVTVFDYAPGTRLLRQVTAPDGVVTRVTGRDAATDNILSLEVDRGTLRYEQFFRHDGQERLTKQWDSLGGSELNPKETYSYRFATATVPASVFMTSLVDVQSGAVRESVGYSTAGGDAVTTARRIPQGWVFDGIVERTASRAELRKWMRPGVSGAVDVQALDYASLFAGARAVAYSRATTFGHDASATAAFHDGVEQLVATSLSLNAGQLSRTAVENGAFQTRSVLDAGGLQVAYEDEALTRYGYRYDALKRLRQVDLPGGKTHKVRYDGHGRVSLLERQDVARVEYIYAPVTGLMDLKRFTTPAGASVRQVAFAHDSAGRLTTETHSDGTGSVVYRYYRDGATPSQPTVVTTKGFVTAVEGPGYAKLTEYRADGRPVRRTLSLTGWRKVETQLGYSDGGEVASESTSVWELQGVTPTLQSSTTRQHRWDVHGRLSESWLNGQLLAVFGYDANGQPSTASFSTNGQATLGYDPLTRERIALSLSGPGWNTYTDLRFNNRGLVESEALNVSGTSLRRQYGYSPQKYLTSATDANGTYGYEHAGNGLPSAIQEGSVRRELVTSGSTLTSGGVTYTLDPVGRTVGKGDLTFAYGPHGHLARATRGTKVWDYLYDENGQRLLKKEAGLPVAAYLEGGGYLDATGLTVPFRFAGQLVGLLKGGTFQLVATDLRGTLLADTNGTVRRVSPFGLRATQPDVAAVLDYVQKGFDADLGVVRMGVRDYDPYINRFLTPDPLFLEQPWRCVSSPVQCNLYGYAGGNPVSNVDPSGEALETLWDAASLTMGIASIAMWDEKTTTTDKVLDVIGVVADGVAVALPFIPGGASAGLKVLRAGDKAVDALKAADKAGDGAKLLNKTDEAADAARKCAGGDCKIPGIGCFVAGTPVLTKEGLKPIEEVQAGDEVWARSDTTGESGWRRVVHLKVTPDKPIIDVELGSEDGRSETIGATPDHPFWVEGRGWTQAGHLLPGMQVPSAHGGWLRVLRATWRQSAATVFNFEVEDFHTYFVGELSAFVHNNEKCPDAKDLAPAAKEPPKLVYRQGSDTAQNMTPRPGLDKKGLSTFETLEQAAKPGEKAQVIDTTKLRCLKAVCDPPPEGHVSIKPETAEELADWASTRGSDTVHPWTQEVLDAIVDTVRRPK, encoded by the coding sequence ATGCGACGTTTAATGCAATGTCTGGCGTTGCTGGTGGCGGGGAGCGCCACCGCGCAGCCCTTCAATGACGTGCTGGTACAGCCGCCGGAGCTCGCCGCTCCGCAGCGCGGCTCACTGGTGGGGCAGTACGCGCGCACGGCCTTCGGGCCGTCGGATGTCAGCCGGGGAGGCTTCGGGCTGGCATCGTCCTTCCAGGTGCCCGGGGAGCGCGGTGCGCTGCTGGCCAGCATCTTCCCGCTGTACTCACCGGACGGAGGCATCAGCGAGTGGGGCCTGGGGTGGCAGGCGTCGCTGGCGCTGACGCGCTCGCGGGTGGTGGGGGAGCTGGACTACGCGACGGACGAGCTGACGGGCCCGTGGGGCCGGCTGGTGAAGGGCACGGACGGGAAGTGGTACCCGCTGGGGATGAGGGGCGCGGTGCGGGTGGCGGCGGGCGCTGGGGACACGTACGTCGCGTACCTGCCGGACGGCAGCCGGTGGACCTTCGGCGGCGTGGCGCGGGTGCAGACGCCGCGCGGGACGTATGCCTGGTACCTGACGGAGGTCGTCACGGCGACGGGCCGGAAGACGAAGCTGGAGTACACGGTGAATGCCTCCGGGCGCCCGTTCCTCCAGCGCGCCTCGTACGGCGGCGTGGGAGACGACTCCCAGTACCGGGTGGACTTCACCTACGAGTGGACGCCGGTGCCCTTCGTGGACTACCGGCCCGGCGTGCCGCTGACGCTGGACCGGCGCGTCTCGGCGGTGGCGGTGAGCGCGAAGCACGCGACGACGGGCGCGTGGACGCCGAGGTGGAGCCACGGGCTGAGCTACTCGCAGGACGGGCTGGGCCCGGCCTTCTGGCTGGCGTCGGTGCAGCAGACGTATGCGTCGGGGGCGCAGCCTCCGGCGACGACGTATGCGTATACGTCGGCCACCTCCACGCTGCAGGTGACGGCGCCTCGCCAGGTGCCCGCGTTCGACGCGGTGATGCAGGCGTACTCGGAAGCGGTGGCGATGCCGTATGGCAGCACGCCGCTGGACAGCGGGGAGGACGGGCGTATCGACCTGGAGGACCACGAGGACTTCACCCTCATCGTCCAGGGGGACACCGGCTTCAGCTCCCAGCCGCTGCCCGCGGCCGCGCCCACGGCGGACCCCCGGTGCCGGCCCGCGGCGGACCCGAACAACCTGCCGCGCACGCTGGCGCGGATGAAGGCGGACTCCACCGAGCACCACGTGGTGGCGCTGGACTACCAGCCGGCGCTGGCGCAGACGGAGCTGGCCCTCTGCCGTCGGGACGGTACGCGGCTGTACCAGACCCTGCTTCCGGACCAGTGGACGCTGGATGGCACGCGGCGGCTGGTGGACCTGAACCGCGACCGGCAGCCGGACCTCATCCAGGTGTACCCGGGCGGCTACTCGGTGGTGCCCAACCAGAGCACGGCGACGGGCTTCGGCTTCGGCGCCATGGTGAGCGGCACGCTGGACCTGCCCTTCACCCCGGAAGCCCTCTGGGTGCATGACTTCAACGGCGACAGCGTGGCGGACCTGGTGACGCGCTTCGCCAGCCAGCTGCTGGTGTATCCGGGCAAGGGCGGCTTCCAGTTCGAGTCGACGCCGTGGACGTACACGGCGGAGTCGTTCGGCATGCCGGTGGACCTGGCGAGCTACTCGCTGAGCTTCGTGGAGGCCAACGGAGACGGGCTGAGCGACGTGGTGCTGGGCAGCCCGTATGGGACGTGGCTGTTCATGAACACGGGCGACCGGCTGGTGGAGAAGGAGGTGCCGGGGCTGGCGTCGCTGGGCGCCAACGCGGGCTTCCCGGTGGTGCAGGACTTCACGGGCAGCGGCAACACGGAGGTCTTCTTCGCGGTGCTGGGGCAGGCGTACTCGGTGGCGCTGAACGCGCCGGGGACCGGCCTCATGGCGTCGGCGAATGACGGGAAGGGGACGAAGCTGTCCTTCCAGTACACCCGAGCGCCCGCGGCGCCGGGCGTGGGCCAGCGCAACGCGGTGCTGGACACGCTGAAGGTGGAGTCGAGCGGGCAGGACGCGGTGACGTACCGGTACGGCTACACCGACCCGAAGGTGCACCAGGTGGGCCGCTTCCTGCTGGGCTACGGCCACGTCACCCGGAAGGACCTGCAGGTGACGCAGGAGATGGACTTCCTCTTCACGGACGCCGTCGTGGGGGTGCAGACCGCGTCGCGCACGCGGGATGCGAACGCGTCGCAGGTGGAGTCCTTCACCACGTCCCAGTACACGGACGCGACGTTCCAGGGCATCCCCTGGAAGCGGCCGAGCGTGGACGTGCGCGGCTGGCGGAGCGTGGCGGGCACGCAGTCCCTCTCCGAGCGCACCGAGTACGAGTACCTGGACTCCACGGCGGAGCTCTGCCCGTCGCGCGTGCGAGTGCTCACCGCGCACGGCACGCTGGTGCGTGAGGCGGAGCGGGCGAGCCCCACGGGGCTGGTCAACCACCTGCACTGCCTGCCGGGCCGCATCATCCAGACGGGCACGCACGCGGACATGTCGCTGGACTTCCGGCACGAGGGCGTGCTGCGCCGCAACGCGGTGGGCCTGGTGGAGCAGGTGAGCAGCGTGGCGGGCGGGCTGTCGCTGACGCTGCAGGACGTGACGTACCAGCCGGACTACACGCTGGCCACGGTGTCGGCGCCGGGGCGCGGGGTGACGGTGTTCGACTATGCGCCGGGCACGCGGCTCTTGCGGCAGGTGACGGCGCCGGACGGCGTGGTGACGCGGGTGACCGGGCGGGACGCGGCCACCGACAACATCCTCTCGCTGGAGGTGGACCGGGGCACGCTGCGCTACGAGCAGTTCTTCCGCCATGACGGGCAGGAGCGGCTGACGAAGCAGTGGGACAGCCTGGGCGGCTCGGAGCTGAACCCGAAGGAGACGTACTCCTACCGCTTCGCCACGGCGACGGTGCCGGCGTCGGTGTTCATGACGTCGCTGGTGGACGTGCAGTCGGGCGCGGTGCGCGAGAGCGTGGGCTACTCGACGGCCGGAGGCGACGCGGTGACGACGGCCCGGCGCATTCCGCAGGGCTGGGTGTTCGACGGCATCGTGGAGCGGACGGCGTCGCGCGCGGAGCTGCGCAAGTGGATGCGCCCGGGCGTGAGCGGCGCGGTGGACGTGCAGGCGCTGGACTACGCGAGCCTCTTCGCGGGCGCGCGCGCGGTGGCGTACTCCCGCGCCACGACGTTCGGCCATGACGCGTCGGCCACGGCGGCCTTCCACGACGGCGTGGAGCAGCTGGTGGCCACGTCCCTCTCGCTGAATGCGGGGCAGCTGTCTCGCACGGCGGTGGAGAACGGCGCCTTCCAGACGCGCAGCGTGCTGGACGCGGGCGGACTCCAGGTGGCGTACGAGGACGAGGCCCTGACCCGGTACGGCTACCGGTACGACGCGCTGAAGCGGCTGCGGCAGGTGGACCTGCCGGGCGGCAAGACGCACAAGGTCCGCTACGACGGGCACGGCCGCGTGTCGCTGCTGGAGCGCCAGGACGTGGCGCGCGTGGAGTACATCTACGCGCCCGTCACCGGCCTGATGGACCTCAAGCGCTTCACCACGCCGGCGGGCGCGTCCGTCCGGCAGGTGGCCTTCGCTCACGACAGCGCGGGCCGGCTGACCACGGAGACGCACTCGGACGGCACGGGCAGCGTGGTGTACCGGTACTACCGGGACGGGGCGACGCCCTCGCAGCCCACCGTGGTGACGACGAAGGGCTTCGTCACGGCGGTGGAAGGCCCGGGCTACGCCAAGCTGACGGAGTACCGCGCGGACGGCAGGCCCGTGCGCCGCACGCTGTCGCTGACGGGCTGGCGCAAGGTGGAGACGCAGCTGGGCTACTCCGACGGTGGCGAGGTGGCGTCGGAGTCCACCTCCGTCTGGGAGCTGCAGGGCGTCACGCCGACGCTGCAGTCCTCCACGACGCGGCAGCACCGCTGGGACGTCCATGGCCGGCTGAGCGAGTCGTGGCTGAACGGTCAGCTGCTGGCCGTCTTTGGCTACGACGCCAACGGTCAGCCGAGCACCGCGTCCTTCTCCACCAATGGCCAGGCGACGCTCGGGTATGACCCGCTGACGCGCGAGCGCATCGCCCTCTCACTCTCTGGGCCGGGGTGGAACACGTACACGGACCTGCGCTTCAACAATCGCGGGCTCGTGGAGTCCGAGGCGCTGAACGTGAGCGGCACGAGCCTGCGTCGCCAGTATGGCTACTCGCCGCAGAAGTACCTGACGAGCGCGACGGATGCGAACGGCACGTATGGCTACGAGCACGCGGGCAACGGCCTGCCGAGCGCCATCCAGGAGGGAAGTGTCCGCCGCGAGCTGGTGACGTCGGGCTCCACGCTCACCTCGGGTGGAGTGACGTACACGTTGGACCCGGTGGGGCGCACGGTGGGCAAGGGCGACCTGACCTTCGCCTACGGTCCGCATGGGCACCTGGCCCGGGCCACGCGTGGGACGAAGGTGTGGGACTACCTCTATGACGAGAACGGCCAGCGGCTGCTGAAGAAGGAAGCCGGTCTGCCGGTGGCGGCGTACCTGGAGGGTGGCGGCTACCTGGACGCCACGGGCCTGACGGTGCCGTTCCGCTTCGCCGGGCAGCTGGTGGGCCTGCTGAAGGGAGGCACCTTCCAGCTGGTGGCCACGGACCTGCGCGGCACGCTGCTGGCGGACACCAACGGCACGGTGCGGCGGGTGTCTCCGTTCGGCCTGCGGGCCACGCAGCCGGACGTGGCGGCGGTGCTGGACTACGTGCAGAAGGGCTTCGACGCGGACCTGGGCGTGGTGCGGATGGGCGTGCGGGACTACGACCCGTACATCAACCGCTTCCTGACGCCGGACCCGCTGTTCCTGGAGCAGCCGTGGCGGTGCGTGAGCAGCCCGGTGCAGTGCAACCTGTATGGCTATGCGGGTGGCAACCCGGTGTCCAACGTGGACCCGTCCGGTGAGGCGCTGGAGACGCTCTGGGACGCGGCGAGCCTGACCATGGGCATCGCGAGCATCGCCATGTGGGACGAGAAGACCACCACGACGGACAAGGTGCTCGACGTCATTGGCGTGGTGGCGGACGGCGTGGCGGTGGCGCTGCCCTTCATTCCGGGTGGCGCGAGTGCCGGCCTCAAGGTCCTGCGCGCGGGCGACAAGGCGGTGGATGCGCTGAAGGCGGCCGACAAGGCCGGTGATGGCGCGAAGCTGCTGAACAAGACGGACGAGGCCGCGGATGCCGCCCGCAAGTGCGCGGGAGGTGACTGCAAGATTCCGGGTATCGGCTGCTTCGTGGCCGGGACGCCGGTGCTGACGAAGGAGGGCCTCAAGCCGATTGAAGAGGTGCAGGCCGGCGACGAGGTCTGGGCGCGCAGCGACACCACGGGTGAGTCCGGGTGGAGGCGGGTGGTGCACCTCAAGGTGACACCCGACAAGCCCATCATCGACGTGGAGCTGGGCTCGGAGGACGGGCGCAGCGAGACGATTGGTGCGACGCCGGACCACCCGTTCTGGGTGGAGGGCCGGGGCTGGACGCAGGCGGGACACCTGCTGCCCGGCATGCAGGTGCCGAGCGCGCACGGCGGCTGGCTGCGCGTGCTGAGGGCGACGTGGCGGCAGTCCGCGGCGACGGTCTTCAACTTCGAGGTGGAGGACTTCCACACCTACTTCGTCGGCGAGCTGTCGGCCTTCGTGCACAACAACGAGAAGTGCCCTGACGCGAAGGACCTGGCTCCCGCGGCGAAGGAGCCACCGAAGCTCGTCTACCGGCAGGGCTCGGACACCGCGCAGAACATGACCCCTCGTCCCGGCCTGGACAAGAAGGGGCTGTCCACCTTCGAAACGTTGGAGCAGGCAGCCAAGCCGGGCGAAAAGGCCCAGGTCATCGACACGACGAAGCTCAGGTGCTTGAAGGCCGTGTGTGACCCGCCCCCGGAGGGACATGTGTCCATCAAGCCGGAGACCGCGGAGGAGCTTGCCGACTGGGCTTCGACACGCGGCTCTGACACCGTCCATCCGTGGACGCAAGAAGTGCTCGACGCCATCGTCGATACGGTGAGGAGGCCCAAGTGA
- a CDS encoding universal stress protein — protein sequence MRTHELSTGALPLLAAGYLRGPRGVSRLVVGTDFSLRSEFALARALRLPLGQGGVFCVMHADPAPDGHDGPAGAVPGARCLRKAVASVCRRLRNRVDVDVHEELRQGDPVEATSTVANELRAELVVVGRPLVTYPVRELAEDSLVRRMVRRLGASVLVVVPHPVRPYARPLVAVDFSRESRRALELMMRLCPSSAPVDVLHVVDTREEETALRAAGAPTERWLLLRQERERAARAALGRFLAPYREAGRELEVRVRSGEPAEGILAEAAERGSDLLALAMSGSEALTPLTEAVLARAGCDVLVGRHAAPVS from the coding sequence ATGAGGACACACGAGCTTTCGACAGGAGCCCTGCCCCTGCTGGCGGCGGGGTATCTGCGCGGTCCACGAGGCGTCTCGCGGCTCGTCGTGGGGACGGACTTCTCCCTGCGCTCCGAGTTCGCGCTGGCGCGAGCGCTGCGCCTGCCCCTGGGCCAGGGAGGCGTCTTCTGCGTCATGCATGCGGACCCCGCACCGGACGGCCATGACGGGCCCGCGGGCGCGGTGCCCGGGGCGCGCTGCCTGCGCAAGGCGGTGGCCTCGGTGTGCAGGCGTCTGCGCAACCGTGTGGACGTGGATGTACACGAGGAGCTGCGGCAGGGGGACCCGGTGGAGGCGACCTCCACCGTCGCGAACGAGCTGCGGGCGGAGCTGGTGGTGGTGGGCCGGCCGCTGGTGACGTACCCGGTGCGGGAGCTGGCGGAGGACTCCCTGGTGCGGCGCATGGTGCGGCGGCTGGGCGCGTCCGTGCTGGTGGTGGTGCCGCACCCGGTGAGGCCCTATGCGCGGCCCCTGGTGGCCGTGGACTTCTCGCGCGAGTCGCGGCGGGCGCTGGAGCTGATGATGCGGCTGTGCCCGTCCTCGGCCCCGGTGGACGTGCTGCACGTGGTGGACACGCGCGAGGAGGAGACGGCGCTGCGGGCGGCGGGGGCACCCACCGAGCGGTGGCTGCTCCTCCGGCAGGAGCGGGAGCGCGCGGCACGGGCGGCGCTCGGCCGCTTCCTGGCGCCCTACCGGGAGGCCGGGCGCGAGCTGGAGGTCCGGGTGCGCAGCGGCGAGCCCGCGGAGGGCATCCTCGCGGAGGCGGCGGAGCGGGGCTCGGACCTGCTGGCGCTGGCCATGTCGGGCAGCGAGGCCCTGACGCCGCTGACGGAGGCCGTGCTGGCCCGGGCCGGCTGCGACGTGCTGGTGGGGCGGCACGCGGCCCCCGTGTCCTGA